The segment TATCTTTATTTGTATTATAATAATTTTCAATTTCTTTATCATCCACTTTTATATTTTTAGCTAATTCATCACCTATTTTCTTACCCAACACTTGTTGTAATAACCATTGCTTTATACCATCTATTCCAAACCCTTGGCTTTTTGCAAACTTTTCAAATTGGGCATCATCTTTTATATTGTTTTGTTTTTTCAACTCAGCAATTTTATTATTTAATTCTTTATTTAGCTCTTCTTCATTCTTTATAGCCTTTAATTTTAAAGCCTCTTGTTTATATACTTCATTCATTCCTATTTGTCTAGCAAAATTTGATCTTATAGCTTTCAATTGTTCTTTAACTTGAGAATTTTGTTCGAAATTCTCTCCATACTGCTGCTTAAATTGTTCTAAAACACCGCTAATACACGAATCTAATTCTCCTTTTGTTATTTTTGTATCTCCTACTTTTGCTACAACTGTCTTTTTTATAGCCTCAGGTGTTTTTTCTATCATGCTACATCCAACAGCAGACATTGTAAATACGCATAATACAGCTGTGGCAACTAATTTTCTTATATTTCTCACTTTTTATTCCCCCATTTTTGTATTTTGTAATTAATTTATTTTATCATAAAACATTAGTTTTTTACTACTGATTGTAAATATTCTAGGAAGTTTCTTATTTCAATTATTAGTTCTTCCTTCTTTATTTTTCTTATATTATAACCAAGTGATGGTTCATCACCTAATTTAAACATAACATTTTTACTATATTTACTCATTATAGCTTTTACAAGATTTTGATTTATATATTCTTTATTACTGAATTTCAGAATAACTTCTGTTGATTTTTCCTTAACCTCTATAACCCCAAGGTTATTTGCAATAGTTTTTATATATGCAATATTTATAAGATTATCCACTGAAGACGGTATATCTGAAAATCTATCTTCTAATTCTTCTTGTATATCCATCATACTTTCTTCTGAATCTATATTAGCAATTTTCTTGTATACTTCTATTTTCTGAACTTCATCCCTTATATAATTACTTGGTATATATGCATCTACTTTTAAATCAACAGTAGTTTCTATAGGTTCTTTATCGATTTCTCCTCTAACAAG is part of the Clostridium botulinum genome and harbors:
- a CDS encoding peptidylprolyl isomerase yields the protein MRNIRKLVATAVLCVFTMSAVGCSMIEKTPEAIKKTVVAKVGDTKITKGELDSCISGVLEQFKQQYGENFEQNSQVKEQLKAIRSNFARQIGMNEVYKQEALKLKAIKNEEELNKELNNKIAELKKQNNIKDDAQFEKFAKSQGFGIDGIKQWLLQQVLGKKIGDELAKNIKVDDKEIENYYNTNKDKYPKDPKNPTKIHVAHIILQAKTPEDDAKAKDKIKSIKEELNKGDDFAVLAKKYSQDGSKDKGGDLGTVPAVNSRFDQDFMNAALTLKDGQISDPVKTQFGYHIIKMIKREEAPCKTLAEVKNQVKEDILQNKKNELIKNKFKEIQDKANIKIYEDKIA